GTTGTCAAAACCAAAAAAGAAGCTCAGGCAGCAGTAGATTGTGTTTTTTCAGCAATTACACAAGCCCTGAAAAAGGAAGAGACTGTTACGGTGCTTGGATTCGGTACCTTTAAGGTTAATAAAAGAAAGGCCCGAAAAGGAAGAAACCCACAGACTGGGGACGAGATAGAAATCAAGGCTAAGAATATTCCAAAATTTATTCCGGGAAAAGCTTTGAAAGATGCTGTGGATTGAGTTGCGGCTTTTTAAAAAAGTAAAGTGAAAATGGCAGGGGCAGAAATGCTTCTGCCTTTTTTCTATATTTAATAAATTTCAGGCTGTCTTGATGCGCCATGCCTGCCTTGAAGGTCGGAAAATTCAAGCCCCAAAATATATTGATTTTCTTTTGTTATCTGCTATGAATATAATTTGTTCCCTGATGTTGGCTCGAGACAAGGCATCAAGCATTTTATCAACAGGCGCCAATTTAAGCCGCATCAGCGAGCGCATAACAAGGCTGTATAACCGGCATATTTATCGCCGGCAATTTAAAAACAGCCCGGACGATAATTTCAGGAGTTTTATGATAATCGCTGAATTTAAAATACAGTCTATTGAAGAGTTGATTCTAAAATTCAGAGATCATTATAAGAATAACAGCTATAGTGTTTTAGATATCTTTCTTGAAATCATTTTAGATTCAATTTCAGAGAAAAGGTCTTTTAATCTTGAGGATTCTTCCTGGCCGATTGAATTGGTTCAATTGTTTGCCAAAGCTTGTATCGCCAGACAAAAGCAGGACATGCAGAAGATCATTAAGAATGTCTCTAAAACAGAGTATAATCCTTTTATTGATTCCGGCGAAGTATTAAAAGCGTTATGTAGAAATTTTGATGTTGATTATAGACAAGTCGTCATGTGCCCGGCTAAAGTTTGGGCGATTATTGTACAAACCAAGAGGGGGACCCAACGTCTAATTTTAGACAGTAATAACAGGGCGTATATCTTTACCGCCAAGGATAAGGCCAGTAAGTTTATAAAGATAGCAAAATTTTTGTCTTCGGCTCCCTTATTGACAAAGCAGAAAGAAGATAAAATTCTTTTAACCCGGATAGAAAGAGAAAAACTCGTTGAAAAGTTGGGAGAAAACTTTCTTAAAGTTTTAGTTGATTTTGCCTAAATGACTCCGAAGGGCCTGCTGGCCGATCACACCTTGAAAATCCGCTATTCTGTGCATTATCTTACCTCATATCGCTCTATCCCGGATATCTCATTAAATATCCGGGCTAATATCAGCAACACCCGAAAGGAGGTATCATTATGGCAGATACTATTCATAAATGCAAAACCTGCGGCAAGAAAACCGAAAAGATGGGCCACCTTTGTGATCCTGTC
This window of the Candidatus Desulfatibia profunda genome carries:
- a CDS encoding HU family DNA-binding protein, coding for MNKSDLINEVAKVVKTKKEAQAAVDCVFSAITQALKKEETVTVLGFGTFKVNKRKARKGRNPQTGDEIEIKAKNIPKFIPGKALKDAVD